One window of Catonella massiliensis genomic DNA carries:
- a CDS encoding radical SAM/SPASM domain-containing protein: MAKMSVSLWVAEDCNMRCRYCYEGDKNAAFMKESTAIEVYKFLRSTFAINGVQECLVRFHGGEPLLNYKVISLLIDKFNTIEGIRFTYSITTNGTLYGRNILNLLRKIDDISISIDGKPLVHNSMRIFKNGIGSYSTVSSNIKKMIKDGLKITGRVTVSLDSVCVLFENIMHLWDLGFKHIFCYIDYWNYYWTKADLSIYSIQIKKCEEYIKDKNEYSICSSISITDSDKGVCLGGIYNRVIDYEGNIYPCIAVHGNNKFIIGSIFTGIDLDWEKRLEEFNRNVSEECIDCKNNLRCIARRCVFFRYAFDNKKLIYNLCNLQKFLDD, encoded by the coding sequence ATGGCTAAAATGTCTGTTTCATTGTGGGTTGCAGAAGATTGTAATATGAGATGTAGATATTGTTATGAAGGGGATAAAAATGCTGCATTTATGAAAGAAAGTACAGCTATAGAAGTTTACAAATTTCTTAGAAGTACATTTGCTATCAATGGAGTGCAGGAATGTTTGGTTAGGTTTCATGGAGGAGAACCTTTGCTGAATTATAAGGTGATTTCTTTATTAATTGATAAGTTTAATACAATTGAAGGGATAAGATTTACATATTCAATTACAACAAATGGAACACTATATGGGAGAAATATATTAAATCTATTAAGAAAAATAGATGATATCAGTATTAGTATAGATGGGAAACCATTAGTTCATAATTCAATGAGAATATTTAAAAATGGTATAGGTTCATATTCAACTGTTAGCTCAAATATAAAAAAAATGATTAAGGATGGATTAAAGATTACTGGGCGAGTTACTGTTTCATTAGATAGTGTATGCGTATTATTTGAAAATATTATGCATCTTTGGGATTTAGGATTTAAGCATATATTTTGTTATATTGATTATTGGAACTACTATTGGACAAAAGCTGATTTATCTATTTATTCGATACAAATAAAAAAATGTGAGGAATATATAAAGGACAAGAATGAATATTCTATTTGTAGTTCTATTTCTATAACAGACTCAGATAAAGGAGTATGTTTAGGTGGAATTTACAATAGGGTAATTGATTATGAAGGGAATATCTATCCTTGCATTGCGGTACATGGCAACAATAAGTTCATTATCGGTTCTATATTTACAGGTATTGACTTAGATTGGGAAAAGAGATTGGAAGAATTTAATCGAAATGTAAGTGAGGAGTGTATAGATTGTAAGAATAACTTAAGATGTATCGCAAGAAGGTGTGTATTTTTTAGATATGCCTTTGATAACAAGAAGTTAATTTATAATTTGTGCAATTTACAAAAATTTTTAGATGACTGA
- a CDS encoding radical SAM protein has protein sequence MKYCEDIRIVSENGYVVLNNPHNGCWIKLTEECFNYVNNYINTESEHEDFINQFDLDSRIYIEDILNKLKKLELIDYNNKNELVSVDIAITALCNLKCLHCANSVMEFAGEPSTEELKSVFQILSKIGVKTICITGGEPLVRKDFFELTEFARERFDKLCLMSNATLINEDNAIFLADNYDDISISIDGYDKKTCEAIRGVNVFDKIDKAIRLLKNAGMDKISVSSVITSINRNGESAFYELNEKWGTVPILRRFAPVGRGRDNDEKLFKEMFIEDLNGRSINYKKTEVNWGFLPQYRTTICDAFMSNIYIGSDLCIYPCGALNLQEFKGDNILKIDNFYNYMRNKGYRETSGYNNYKSIMPDRAPYCSGCKVYMFCNTCPAYMYLYNKYGYLEAYCKSRKTILEKKIYG, from the coding sequence ATGAAATATTGTGAAGATATACGAATTGTTTCGGAAAATGGATATGTTGTTTTAAATAATCCTCATAACGGATGTTGGATAAAACTAACAGAAGAGTGTTTTAACTATGTTAATAATTATATAAATACTGAAAGTGAACATGAGGATTTTATTAATCAGTTTGATTTGGATAGCAGAATTTATATTGAAGATATATTAAATAAATTGAAAAAGCTGGAATTGATAGATTATAATAATAAAAATGAGTTAGTAAGTGTAGATATTGCCATAACAGCTTTGTGTAATTTAAAATGTCTTCATTGTGCAAATTCAGTAATGGAATTTGCAGGAGAGCCATCAACCGAAGAATTAAAAAGTGTTTTTCAGATTTTGTCAAAAATAGGAGTTAAAACAATCTGCATAACAGGGGGAGAGCCACTCGTTAGAAAAGACTTTTTTGAATTGACTGAATTTGCAAGAGAAAGATTTGATAAATTATGCTTGATGAGTAATGCTACATTAATTAATGAGGATAATGCAATATTTTTGGCTGATAATTATGATGATATAAGCATAAGCATAGATGGTTATGATAAGAAAACCTGTGAAGCGATTAGAGGAGTGAATGTTTTTGATAAAATTGATAAAGCAATACGATTGTTGAAAAATGCAGGTATGGATAAAATATCGGTTTCATCAGTAATAACATCAATTAATAGAAATGGAGAATCTGCATTTTATGAACTAAATGAAAAGTGGGGGACTGTGCCAATACTTAGAAGATTTGCTCCAGTTGGAAGAGGGAGAGACAATGATGAGAAATTATTTAAAGAAATGTTTATAGAAGACCTTAATGGAAGGAGTATAAATTATAAAAAAACTGAAGTAAATTGGGGATTTTTACCTCAATATAGAACAACTATCTGTGATGCGTTTATGAGCAATATTTATATTGGTAGTGATTTATGTATATATCCGTGTGGAGCTTTGAATTTACAAGAGTTTAAAGGGGATAATATTTTAAAAATTGACAATTTCTATAATTATATGAGAAATAAAGGATACCGTGAAACGAGTGGATATAATAATTATAAATCAATAATGCCAGATAGAGCACCATATTGCAGTGGTTGTAAAGTATATATGTTTTGCAATACTTGTCCAGCGTATATGTATTTATATAATAAATATGGGTACTTGGAAGCTTACTGTAAATCTAGAAAAACAATATTGGAGAAAAAGATATATGGCTAA
- a CDS encoding nucleoside hydrolase, protein MKKIIFDCDNTIGVENCDVDDGLTLLYLLGCKDVEILGITNCFGNNETETVYANTLSFLKEIGRSDIKVYKGGLTAEDYENEATDFIVDTLNKEEEVHILATGSLTNIAGALVKDEAAFNKVKSITLMGGITSPLVVGGLTINELNFSVDYEATFKVLTSGVPISIATGNNCLKVIFEVEKFKENLLSFGTETGKYIVDKTNYWFERNEKKYGIKAFCNWDVTAGSYLVSPNNFTDDIAYYKLSKEDLKTGFLRKSEEGDHNSVLNLPQITNEEGFVREVYRGFKEADIKL, encoded by the coding sequence ATGAAAAAAATAATATTTGACTGCGACAATACTATAGGTGTAGAAAACTGTGATGTGGATGATGGCTTAACTCTTCTTTATCTATTGGGATGCAAAGATGTTGAAATCTTAGGAATTACAAACTGCTTTGGCAATAACGAGACTGAAACGGTATATGCCAACACACTTAGCTTTCTTAAGGAGATAGGAAGAAGTGATATCAAGGTGTATAAGGGAGGACTGACGGCAGAGGACTATGAAAACGAAGCAACTGATTTTATAGTAGATACGCTTAATAAAGAAGAAGAGGTACATATACTTGCAACAGGCTCTCTTACTAATATTGCAGGAGCTCTTGTGAAGGATGAGGCGGCTTTTAACAAGGTAAAATCCATCACCCTTATGGGAGGAATAACCTCTCCTTTAGTCGTAGGTGGACTTACAATCAATGAGTTAAATTTCTCTGTGGATTATGAGGCTACATTCAAGGTATTAACTTCTGGAGTGCCTATCAGCATAGCTACAGGAAACAACTGCCTAAAGGTAATATTTGAGGTGGAAAAATTCAAGGAGAACCTGCTTTCTTTTGGTACTGAGACAGGCAAGTACATAGTTGATAAGACCAATTACTGGTTTGAGAGAAATGAAAAGAAATACGGTATTAAGGCCTTTTGTAACTGGGATGTAACTGCCGGTTCATACCTTGTGAGTCCCAACAATTTCACTGATGACATAGCTTATTACAAGCTCTCCAAAGAAGACCTTAAGACAGGCTTTCTTAGAAAGAGTGAAGAAGGAGACCATAACTCTGTGTTAAATCTTCCTCAGATAACTAATGAGGAAGGCTTTGTAAGAGAGGTGTACAGAGGATTTAAAGAGGCGGATATAAAGTTATAG
- a CDS encoding ABC transporter ATP-binding protein, translated as MSLSVKGLNVSYGKNHILKDINLEIESGEFVSILGKSGCGKTTLIKSIAGLLETDNGDIGIFDKNVAGLPPEKRQTVIVFQDLRLFPHMNVEDNIAFAMKLKKMDKAVIKEKVEKLLDQVRLSGYEKRKVSRLSGGQMQRVALARALGAEPKLLLLDEPFASLDEDLRKEMGELVRRLHRENGITTVMITHDKEEAMALSDRLALMEEGRILAFDSPERLYNSPKDEKIAAMLGDVNLFCGKVEGNTFTSDIISFKTDKKPGKYKLLLRPSELDVDNKGELGIKVSLKQISFGGEITELILEAEENEYKVRLPYGEFTKAEIKNGDELRLISRKNNDFILLEEEG; from the coding sequence ATGAGTTTAAGTGTAAAAGGATTGAATGTAAGTTATGGGAAAAACCACATACTTAAGGATATCAACCTTGAGATAGAAAGTGGTGAATTTGTCTCCATACTTGGAAAAAGCGGCTGTGGCAAGACCACCCTTATAAAGAGTATAGCAGGGCTTTTAGAAACTGATAACGGAGATATAGGCATCTTTGATAAGAATGTAGCAGGACTTCCACCTGAAAAAAGGCAGACGGTGATAGTATTTCAGGACTTAAGGCTCTTTCCTCATATGAATGTAGAGGATAATATTGCCTTTGCCATGAAGCTTAAGAAGATGGACAAGGCAGTAATCAAAGAAAAGGTAGAGAAGCTTTTAGACCAGGTTAGGCTCTCAGGATATGAGAAAAGAAAGGTGAGCAGGCTCTCTGGAGGACAGATGCAGAGAGTGGCACTTGCAAGGGCGCTTGGAGCCGAGCCTAAGCTCCTCCTCTTAGATGAGCCATTTGCAAGCCTTGATGAAGACCTCAGAAAGGAAATGGGAGAGCTTGTAAGGAGGCTTCACAGGGAAAATGGCATAACAACTGTGATGATAACCCATGACAAAGAAGAGGCTATGGCGCTATCTGACAGGCTTGCCCTTATGGAAGAAGGGAGAATACTTGCCTTTGACAGTCCTGAGAGGCTGTATAACAGTCCTAAAGATGAGAAAATTGCAGCTATGTTAGGCGATGTTAACCTCTTTTGCGGCAAGGTGGAAGGAAACACCTTTACATCTGATATAATTAGTTTTAAAACTGATAAAAAGCCGGGGAAATATAAACTCCTTCTTCGTCCAAGCGAATTAGATGTGGATAACAAGGGAGAATTGGGGATAAAGGTCAGCTTAAAGCAGATATCTTTTGGGGGAGAGATTACCGAGCTGATACTTGAGGCAGAAGAAAATGAATACAAGGTAAGGCTTCCTTACGGAGAATTTACCAAAGCAGAGATTAAAAACGGCGATGAACTAAGGCTTATAAGCAGGAAGAACAATGATTTTATACTTTTGGAGGAAGAGGGATGA
- a CDS encoding ABC transporter permease encodes MKRNNIFGKIIVIIFSLVVILPILPLFMWVFTERFTWPSLFPQAFSLRAINSLIRMNSELMKTFALSIVLSLTVAAVSVVIGLMTARALSFYEFRLKGVVSFLVMFPFLVPTTVFAMGIQVTLLRVGLAGNVWGVILCHVIYSAPYATRLIEEGTRALSLKLEEQARVLGCSPVKAFFKVSLPNLTPVILSAFTMAYLISFSQYFLTLLIGGGNVNTFAVIMVPYIQGGERNFASIYSLVFMIVTIVIFAGFDRLAKLFLKNAEIEYHR; translated from the coding sequence ATGAAAAGAAATAATATATTTGGAAAGATTATAGTAATAATATTTTCACTAGTAGTCATCCTCCCAATTCTTCCACTTTTTATGTGGGTATTTACGGAAAGATTTACCTGGCCTTCACTCTTTCCTCAGGCTTTTTCACTAAGAGCTATAAATAGTCTTATAAGGATGAATTCCGAGCTGATGAAGACCTTTGCTTTAAGCATAGTGCTATCTCTAACTGTGGCAGCGGTTTCCGTTGTTATAGGGCTTATGACTGCAAGGGCACTTAGCTTCTACGAATTCAGACTTAAGGGAGTGGTTAGCTTCTTGGTTATGTTTCCTTTTCTTGTACCCACCACGGTATTTGCAATGGGTATACAGGTAACCCTGCTTAGAGTTGGACTTGCAGGTAATGTATGGGGAGTAATTCTCTGCCATGTGATTTACTCAGCTCCCTACGCAACAAGGCTTATAGAAGAGGGCACAAGGGCATTGTCTCTTAAGCTTGAAGAACAGGCCAGGGTGCTTGGCTGCTCCCCTGTAAAGGCATTTTTTAAGGTAAGTCTTCCAAATCTCACTCCTGTCATCCTATCAGCCTTTACCATGGCATACCTCATTTCCTTTAGCCAGTACTTTTTAACTCTCCTAATAGGAGGTGGAAATGTCAATACCTTTGCGGTAATTATGGTGCCTTACATTCAGGGCGGGGAGAGAAACTTTGCCAGCATATACAGTCTGGTATTTATGATAGTGACGATAGTAATATTTGCGGGCTTTGACAGACTGGCAAAGCTCTTCCTTAAAAATGCGGAAATAGAGTATCACAGGTAG
- a CDS encoding ABC transporter permease: MMKKLTPYLLLVPQLILGTVFITGIVIGITQSLGVIPIFKLYTPTLMYYKEILGREASIQAFIYSFKIAGVSAVLSILIGIFMCYVLISTKRNGLINAIVKLPIIVPHTIVALMIVNVMSQNGLLARMLFHLNIISDQSQFPLLINDAGGVGVILAYIWKEAPFVIYFVITLMAAISSNLGEAAINLGASRLTAFIKVSLPLCIGNILSAFLIIFVYALGAYELPQILGATQPKALPILSYIEFQKPDLRLRPYAMAYNGVLTVISVFAAIVYFRLMKKSSEKFGGANEKK; this comes from the coding sequence ATAATGAAAAAACTGACACCATATTTACTTTTGGTGCCTCAGCTTATACTTGGAACAGTATTTATAACAGGAATCGTAATCGGAATTACTCAGAGCCTTGGGGTAATTCCGATTTTTAAGTTATATACTCCGACACTTATGTACTATAAGGAAATACTGGGAAGAGAGGCAAGCATACAGGCATTTATCTATAGCTTTAAGATAGCGGGAGTATCGGCGGTTTTGTCCATCCTCATAGGGATATTTATGTGCTATGTGCTTATAAGTACGAAGCGAAACGGACTAATAAACGCCATAGTTAAGCTCCCTATAATAGTTCCACACACCATAGTTGCACTTATGATAGTAAATGTAATGTCGCAGAATGGTCTTCTTGCGAGGATGTTATTTCATTTAAACATCATAAGCGACCAGAGCCAGTTCCCCCTACTTATAAATGATGCGGGAGGAGTGGGTGTAATCCTTGCATATATATGGAAGGAGGCTCCCTTTGTCATTTACTTTGTCATAACTCTTATGGCGGCAATCAGCAGCAACCTCGGAGAGGCAGCTATAAACCTCGGTGCAAGCAGGCTTACAGCATTTATTAAGGTCAGCCTTCCGCTTTGTATTGGCAATATCCTAAGTGCCTTCCTCATCATATTCGTATATGCCCTTGGAGCCTATGAGCTTCCACAAATCTTAGGGGCTACACAGCCAAAGGCACTGCCAATACTTAGCTATATAGAGTTTCAAAAGCCTGACCTTAGGCTCCGCCCTTATGCAATGGCTTATAATGGCGTGCTTACCGTAATCTCAGTATTTGCTGCCATTGTTTACTTCAGACTGATGAAGAAGAGCAGTGAGAAGTTTGGAGGGGCAAATGAAAAGAAATAA
- a CDS encoding ABC transporter substrate-binding protein, translating into MKKKLLAGILSLAMVVSLTACGAKNETASSKAVSSAKSSASVASTKSSASAASTASSKTEGSDFNKLVEAAKGTEVSFYGWGGDDKLNAWLDEYFAKRLKDKYDITLKRVPMDIDKILSQLSGELQAGKKDGDIDMIWINGENFKTAKENNMLFGPFAETLPNFEAYINKDDKETYYDFAFPIDGYEAPYGKAQLVFFNDSKITPETPKNTDELLEFAKKYKGKVTYAALPDFTASAFVRNVIYDIVGYEQFADMKADKATVKAAIEPALEYLRKLNPYLWQEGKTFPSDNPAVTKMFADGELVMGMSYSAFGVATNIENGTFTDTTRTFQFDKGTIGNTNYIAIASNSGNSAGAQVAINEMMDPEVQADRYKVLRTIPVVQYEKLNDEQKKAFDSVDIGKGVISQAELLSKRLPEMPAGLVPIIEEIWNEEVVGK; encoded by the coding sequence ATGAAAAAGAAATTATTGGCAGGTATTTTATCACTGGCTATGGTTGTTTCACTTACAGCCTGTGGAGCAAAGAATGAGACTGCATCAAGCAAGGCAGTATCATCAGCTAAGAGCAGTGCAAGCGTGGCTTCCACAAAGAGCTCTGCATCTGCTGCTTCCACAGCTTCATCTAAGACTGAGGGAAGCGATTTTAACAAGCTTGTAGAGGCTGCAAAAGGTACTGAGGTAAGCTTCTATGGCTGGGGCGGAGATGATAAGCTAAATGCCTGGCTTGACGAGTACTTTGCTAAGAGACTCAAAGATAAGTATGACATTACCTTAAAGAGAGTTCCTATGGATATCGACAAGATACTTAGCCAGCTCTCAGGTGAGCTTCAGGCTGGTAAGAAGGACGGCGATATCGATATGATATGGATAAATGGAGAGAACTTCAAGACTGCAAAAGAGAATAACATGCTCTTTGGACCATTTGCAGAGACTCTTCCTAACTTTGAGGCTTATATCAACAAGGATGACAAAGAGACCTACTATGACTTTGCATTCCCTATAGACGGCTATGAAGCTCCTTACGGCAAGGCTCAGCTCGTATTCTTTAACGACAGCAAGATTACACCTGAGACTCCTAAGAATACAGATGAGCTTCTTGAATTCGCTAAGAAGTACAAGGGAAAAGTTACCTATGCGGCTCTTCCTGATTTCACAGCATCAGCCTTTGTAAGAAATGTTATTTACGATATAGTTGGCTACGAGCAGTTTGCTGATATGAAGGCAGATAAGGCTACAGTTAAGGCTGCAATAGAGCCGGCTCTAGAGTACCTTAGAAAGCTTAACCCATATCTCTGGCAGGAAGGAAAGACCTTCCCATCTGATAACCCTGCAGTTACAAAGATGTTTGCAGATGGTGAGCTTGTTATGGGAATGAGCTATTCAGCATTTGGAGTAGCTACCAATATTGAAAATGGTACATTTACAGATACAACAAGAACCTTCCAGTTTGACAAGGGAACTATCGGTAATACCAACTACATAGCAATTGCTTCTAACTCAGGCAATAGCGCAGGTGCACAGGTGGCTATCAACGAAATGATGGATCCTGAGGTTCAGGCAGACAGGTATAAGGTTCTTAGAACAATCCCTGTTGTTCAGTATGAGAAGCTTAATGACGAACAGAAGAAGGCTTTTGACAGCGTAGACATCGGCAAGGGTGTAATCAGCCAGGCAGAGCTCCTTTCAAAGAGACTTCCTGAGATGCCTGCAGGCCTTGTTCCAATCATCGAGGAAATCTGGAATGAAGAAGTGGTAGGAAAATAA
- a CDS encoding aminoglycoside phosphotransferase family protein, whose protein sequence is MDYTTLIKPLVKSKKYREGLGLPETIEEKYEMLAAGEYNVNLKFTHPVSGKKLVLRINQGSQMHLEKQIEYEANTLKLLENSGRTPKLYYVDGSKRYLDSGILVMEYLPGVALDYTKDLRKAADILVDIHRQDLPVDNGLIRTGTGFSFVLDECEEMFRHYTRSSYLDKDIHKRIRHLLDQGWAMSRSGEINFDGMYRCLINTELNSTNFLIGEDGKNYLIDWEKAVYGFPAQDIGHFLAPTSTFWKTDIILTKKEIDNFITRYLERAENYFDTQGIREAIRAFIKINCLRGLTWCAMAYVQYKEADKEIMNKSTREKLSQYLEDGFIRGIEALFNEGELEDI, encoded by the coding sequence ATGGATTATACTACACTTATAAAACCGCTTGTAAAAAGCAAGAAATACAGGGAGGGGCTTGGACTTCCCGAAACCATAGAAGAAAAGTATGAGATGCTTGCCGCAGGTGAGTACAATGTGAACCTTAAATTTACTCATCCGGTATCAGGTAAGAAGCTGGTCCTTAGGATAAATCAGGGCTCGCAGATGCATCTTGAGAAGCAGATTGAATACGAGGCAAATACCTTGAAGCTCCTTGAGAACTCAGGAAGGACTCCGAAGCTTTACTATGTTGATGGCAGTAAAAGATACCTTGATAGCGGCATTCTCGTGATGGAGTACCTGCCGGGAGTGGCACTTGACTATACAAAGGACCTAAGGAAGGCAGCAGACATTCTTGTAGACATACACAGGCAGGACTTACCTGTTGATAACGGGCTCATCAGGACAGGCACAGGCTTTAGCTTTGTGCTTGATGAATGTGAGGAGATGTTTAGACACTATACAAGGAGCAGCTATCTTGATAAAGACATTCATAAAAGGATAAGGCATCTTTTGGATCAGGGCTGGGCTATGTCAAGGTCGGGTGAAATAAACTTTGATGGAATGTATAGATGTCTTATAAATACTGAGCTTAACTCGACCAACTTCTTAATAGGGGAAGATGGTAAGAACTACCTCATAGACTGGGAAAAGGCAGTGTACGGATTCCCTGCCCAGGATATAGGGCATTTCTTAGCGCCAACAAGCACGTTTTGGAAGACCGATATCATACTCACTAAGAAAGAGATAGATAACTTTATAACAAGGTACCTTGAAAGAGCGGAAAACTACTTTGATACACAAGGAATAAGAGAAGCTATTCGTGCTTTTATTAAGATAAACTGTCTCAGAGGGCTGACTTGGTGCGCAATGGCGTATGTACAGTATAAGGAAGCTGACAAGGAGATAATGAATAAAAGTACAAGGGAGAAGTTGTCCCAGTATCTGGAGGATGGCTTTATTAGAGGAATAGAAGCCTTATTTAATGAAGGAGAGCTGGAAGATATATAG
- a CDS encoding TIGR04283 family arsenosugar biosynthesis glycosyltransferase, producing the protein MKAFIVFTRIPLEHKTKTRLLPYYTPKQCVGLHIAMLKDLARTLNGLDASVKTYIYYLPEGDVSIIKNIFGDDKTYREQRGEDLGDKMYNAISEVLAEGAEAVSLSGTDIPLLLAEDIESSFTFLENNDIVLSPTEDGGYYLVGMKKANKEIFDIEGYGTGSVFENTKQKIEDMGLSLGTGRRLRDIDTKEDIKAYYGIIRTDLDFRKTHTAIFLKENKSIAIIIPTYNEEETIVSLMNQLKGIKDRCEIVFVDGGSTDNTAKLIEESKFRLLHSKKGRNNQMNLGALSVEADILFFLHCDSTLPPNPLKEILDLMEVYRAGCFGIAFKSLSPLMFICRYISNHRVFDRKVMFGDQGIVIDRDLFMEIGMYPDLPIMEDYQLSLTLKEKGIKLGMARHRIYTSTRRFKGGPIRKLRLMWKMNRLRAKYRRGVNIEEISAMYKDVR; encoded by the coding sequence ATGAAGGCTTTTATTGTATTTACAAGGATTCCGCTGGAACATAAGACAAAGACCCGCCTGCTTCCCTACTATACGCCAAAGCAGTGCGTGGGGCTTCATATTGCTATGCTTAAAGACCTGGCGCGGACTCTAAATGGCCTGGATGCCTCTGTAAAGACCTATATCTACTATCTTCCTGAGGGAGATGTAAGTATTATTAAAAACATATTCGGTGATGATAAAACTTATAGAGAACAGAGGGGAGAGGACCTTGGAGATAAGATGTATAATGCTATATCTGAGGTTCTAGCTGAAGGGGCGGAGGCAGTGAGTCTTAGTGGAACAGATATCCCTTTGCTCTTAGCAGAGGATATAGAAAGCTCCTTTACATTCTTAGAGAATAATGACATAGTCCTATCTCCTACCGAGGATGGAGGCTATTACCTCGTGGGGATGAAGAAGGCCAATAAGGAAATATTTGATATAGAGGGCTATGGCACAGGCAGCGTATTTGAGAATACAAAGCAGAAGATAGAGGATATGGGGCTAAGCCTTGGGACAGGCAGAAGACTTAGAGACATAGATACTAAAGAGGATATAAAGGCTTATTATGGGATAATCAGGACAGATTTGGATTTTAGAAAAACTCATACTGCAATCTTTCTTAAAGAGAATAAAAGTATAGCAATAATCATTCCAACATATAATGAAGAAGAGACTATCGTAAGCCTTATGAACCAGCTTAAAGGGATAAAGGATAGATGTGAGATAGTCTTTGTGGACGGCGGAAGCACAGACAATACGGCAAAGCTGATTGAAGAGAGCAAGTTCAGGCTGCTTCATTCTAAGAAAGGCCGCAACAACCAAATGAACCTTGGGGCACTTAGCGTAGAGGCAGACATTTTATTCTTCTTACACTGTGACAGCACTCTACCGCCTAACCCACTAAAAGAAATCCTTGACCTTATGGAGGTATACAGAGCAGGCTGCTTTGGTATAGCCTTTAAGAGCCTTTCACCACTGATGTTTATCTGCAGGTATATAAGCAACCACAGGGTGTTTGACAGGAAGGTAATGTTTGGCGACCAGGGCATAGTCATAGACAGGGATTTATTTATGGAAATAGGTATGTATCCTGACTTACCTATAATGGAGGACTACCAGCTATCCCTTACCCTCAAGGAAAAGGGCATAAAGCTTGGTATGGCAAGACATAGAATATACACCAGTACAAGACGTTTTAAGGGAGGCCCCATAAGGAAGCTAAGGCTTATGTGGAAGATGAACCGTCTTAGGGCGAAGTACCGCAGGGGAGTAAATATAGAAGAAATTTCAGCAATGTATAAGGATGTGAGGTAA
- a CDS encoding (Fe-S)-binding protein: MGKIKHTDASKCINCHLCTKHCSFLTKYGITIGDVDRLRELKYSCFLCGECTRVCPKDIDGRQIILDMRTDEVKEGKYGLKQKGYGALLFEKKNYIFKNYRKGKSKSLLFPGCNFPSYFPKTIAYLSKLLKDVADIDTVYDCCGKPIAELGLVKEENKIIDRINDYIKRHGIEELILLCPNCYYHFGDRLNVKITVIYEKLAELGLGNKIDVNADIFLPCPDRENKKWMEYLKPFLSGDLDFVKGVQCCGMGGCAMVKERELSDDMPKKLKEQGHEGLISYCGTCAGTLSGRGCSMDHFLPLILGTGEKADYKNSWTNRAKTKFK; encoded by the coding sequence ATGGGTAAAATCAAGCATACAGATGCAAGTAAATGTATAAACTGCCACCTTTGTACCAAGCACTGTTCATTCCTCACTAAGTATGGTATTACTATAGGGGATGTGGACAGGCTTAGAGAGTTAAAATACAGCTGCTTCCTCTGCGGCGAATGTACAAGAGTCTGTCCGAAGGACATAGATGGAAGGCAGATTATCCTTGATATGAGGACTGATGAAGTAAAAGAAGGTAAGTACGGTCTCAAGCAAAAGGGCTACGGGGCATTACTTTTTGAGAAGAAGAACTATATATTTAAGAATTATAGAAAAGGAAAGTCAAAGAGCCTTTTATTTCCGGGATGTAACTTCCCATCTTACTTTCCAAAGACTATAGCCTACCTCTCAAAGCTCTTAAAGGATGTGGCGGACATAGATACTGTCTATGACTGCTGTGGCAAGCCTATAGCGGAGCTTGGTCTTGTAAAGGAAGAGAATAAGATAATAGACAGGATAAATGACTATATTAAAAGACATGGTATAGAGGAACTTATTTTGCTCTGCCCTAACTGCTACTATCACTTTGGTGATAGGCTTAATGTGAAGATTACCGTAATCTATGAAAAGCTCGCTGAACTCGGGCTTGGCAACAAGATAGATGTAAATGCCGACATCTTCCTTCCTTGCCCGGACAGGGAAAACAAAAAATGGATGGAGTATCTAAAGCCTTTCTTAAGCGGTGACTTAGACTTTGTAAAGGGTGTACAGTGCTGTGGAATGGGTGGATGCGCCATGGTAAAGGAAAGGGAGCTTTCAGATGATATGCCTAAGAAGCTAAAGGAACAGGGACATGAAGGGCTTATAAGTTACTGCGGTACCTGTGCAGGTACTCTTTCAGGCAGAGGCTGTTCTATGGACCATTTCCTTCCTCTAATCCTTGGAACGGGAGAGAAGGCGGATTATAAGAATTCCTGGACGAACAGGGCAAAGACCAAGTTTAAGTAA